Within Alteromonas gilva, the genomic segment GATGGCTTTTGGCCACCTGCGCAATGACTTGCTGAATGGCGCAGCGCAGATCGGTGTTATTATCCTGCATTTTCAGATACCAACGCATGCCGGGTACTTCGTTTTCGAGCGACGTAATATAACTTCTTGATAGTGTTTGCTCATCGCCTTTGCCCCAGTAGCTTGCGATAATATCCACATCGCCTGCCGACAGGGCACGACGTAGCTCCTGATGTGAGTTATAGTAATACAATCTGATGTTAGAATCGTTGAGCCCCAGGCGTTGTAACACGGTTTTAGGTACGATATGACCGGAGCGGCTGCTCGGGTAATCGAGTATGCCAATCCGCTTGCCGAGCAAATATTCTTTACTTAATTCGGGCTTTTCCCGCAATGCAATGAAATAAGCGCTGTAGTCAGGGTGGGCAGCAATGTTATCGTAATGATAAATGCGTTCTGCGCCAAACGCGTCAACGACGTTGCTTTTAACCAGCGTCAGCTCAGGCACACCATGATTAATAAACCTGAACGTATCAAAATCATTACGGCCAATGGTGATCTGTACGTTGCCGAATTGTCGCCTGACAACATTATTACTGCATAATAACGGCAGTGCTCGTTCGGCGATTGATTGCTCTGTGAGGTACACACTAAACACGGTCGTATTTTCTGATAGTGGCGCCGGACACGACATTTGACTGGTGGTTTGCGGTGGTATTTCAGAAATATTTTTTAAATTTTGCACGTAGCTAACTGTGGCACTGCATAAGAAAATAACAGCCACAAGTAACCATCGAATTGTTGGATTCAGTCGTAATCGGTGCAAAGTTGTTCGCAGTTAGTTTTATTTGTTCAACCAATTTGACCAGTTAAACTTATTTAATGCAATAAGT encodes:
- a CDS encoding PhnD/SsuA/transferrin family substrate-binding protein; protein product: MQNLKNISEIPPQTTSQMSCPAPLSENTTVFSVYLTEQSIAERALPLLCSNNVVRRQFGNVQITIGRNDFDTFRFINHGVPELTLVKSNVVDAFGAERIYHYDNIAAHPDYSAYFIALREKPELSKEYLLGKRIGILDYPSSRSGHIVPKTVLQRLGLNDSNIRLYYYNSHQELRRALSAGDVDIIASYWGKGDEQTLSRSYITSLENEVPGMRWYLKMQDNNTDLRCAIQQVIAQVAKSHPRKYYRDVLMIKGCETDAGI